atCTCACTGCactgctgaggctggccttggccttctGGGCTCAAACATCATCCTGCATGATCCTCATAAGTAGGTGGGACTTGCAAGCCTGTGCCTTCCCCAGCCCCCATCTCGATGATGGCTTCTGTTGAAGTGACCTTGGTGTCCTCACCTGCCTTAGGGCTTGTCACTCATTCTTCCTGCTTGGGTCTTTGCACTGAAGGTTATGTCAGTTCCTTGTTTCCTGCTCAGAGCTAGTTAACCAGAGTTAGCATGGCTGAGGAGAGCCTTTGGTGTTCATGTTCTTGCTAAGAAGTTTTCTCTGTCTGTTGACCCTGAGTTATCCTGCTAGTTTGAGGCCTGGCCAGGGCtccttgagatcctgtctcaaaaatacaaattaagctgggcgttggtgcacacctttaatcccaggtcttggaaggcagagtcaggcctgtctggtctacaaagctagttctaggatagccaagactacacaaagaaaccctgtcttgaaaaacaaaacagacaaacaaaatacaaatgaaaaaaaataatagaaagaaaaaggagcaTGAGAGAAAGGATGTGtaccttcagaggtcagaagagggtttcaAATCCTGTGGAACATGAGTTATGGATAGTTATGAGTCACTATAGGGGtgctatgggtgctgggaactgaacttggatcctctggaagagcaaaaagtgctcttaactactgaaccatctctccagactccttattgatccccccccaccccccctccgagacagggtttctctgtatagctttgcacctttcctggaactcactctgtggcctaagcttttctttttattatgtattaataAACAGTAGGTTGAACATCTGTTTTATGTTCATtagcttttattacattttaaaaataatatattttgttctttttaaattgtgtgcatTTATACAGTGTGTCCAGATCACATGCTTCCAccccctctcatttttttttttttttgctcctttgGCTAAGATATTTTCGGCCTGTTTACCCTTTTAAAGAACTCTGTTTAATTgatcctttttattctttttttttttttttttggtttttcgagacagggtttctctgtgtagctttgcacctttcctggaactcactctgtagcccaggctagcctcaaactcacagagatccacctgcctctgcctcccgagtgctggaattaaaggcatgcatccccaccacccagcttttgtttgtttgtttgttttgatgatgGAATCAGGAAAACATACTCTCAAACTTACCAGGGTGACTCGAAGATTGTTTTTTGTGGCCAAAttctaggaagaaaagagaggccTTGCCcattgccagtgtgtgtgtgtgtgtgtgtgtgtgtgtgtgtgtgtgtgtgtgtgtgtgcagattccAGGTCTTCTGTTGTCAGACTGCCCCTCTGCACGGTGCGGAGGCCTGTGCTTATTGTGTTGGCTGGGCTCCTCATTCTTTCTTCATGTCACCTCAGCGCCTACTCTTCTCTGCTGCCACGACATTCTGCATCTGGAGTATTTCTGTTCCATTCACCAAATTATTATTGGTTTGTTCTTTGTTTCAGATTCTGTCCATTCACAGCTGAAAATTAAGTGCTTTCTGCTGTTGTATCACCCACCTTGAAGGATACGAAGTGGCCGTGCTGTTTTAAGTTGCCTTTTCAGACTGATATACCGTCCTTTTATAATCtgcctagccagccagccagcagtcCTTAAGAAAGAAGAGCCTCAGAAGTTAGGACAAGAAAAACCCGGGGAGCAGTATAATGGCTTCAGCAGTTCCAATGCGTGTACAGAAGGAGGCCATTTGCCCCGTCTGCCAAGAGCTTTTGAAAGAACCCCTGAGGTTAGGCTGTGGCCACAATGTATGCCAAGCCTGCATCACCATGAACAGAAAGAATGCAGTGATCAACCCCAGAGGAAAAAGCAGCTGTCCTGTGTGTGGTACTAGATTCTCATTTGAAAATCTACAGTCCAGTCAGCATCTGGCAGACATAGTAGAGAGACTCAGGGAAGTCGAGTTGAACCCTGAccttgagaaaaagagagatcTCTGTATACACCATGGAGAGAAACTACGTCTCTTCTgtaaggaagacaggaaggtcaTTTGCTGGGTTTGTGAGCGTTCTCGGGAGCATCATGGTCACCACACCTTCCTCCAGGAGGAAGCAGTCAAGGAGTGTCAGGTAAGGCCATGAGGAATGCCTAGAAATGTCTTTTCTTCCCGTTTACATAACGGGTTGGCCCGCAGTACACACACAGTCTCTTGGCCAGGAGCAGAAGGTTTCTGGGTTACCTTTCCCTTTCGTGGCATGGGTGAGAGGATGATTTCAGCAATCCTCCCAGCAAGGCTGCTGCTGGGGAATACTGTGAACAGGTTGTGGGAAGATCATCAGTGTGAGGAAAAGATGGCACTTGCTGCATGGTCTATACTTACTCTAAGGAAGAAGGTGCGGGCTCTGGTGGGTGTGCAAACCATGGCTCTGCTCCTCTAGGGATAAAGAATGCCTTCGCCTCAgattttcttctgtgtcttctgtAAACTGGTCTTTTCTGGGAACAGCCTGGTTTCTTTGTTAGTTCTCTGTCCAGGTGGAAAGCATGACAGATATGATTCCTTTCTCACAGGAGAATCTCCAAACAGCTctccagaggctgagggaggagcacAAGAAGGCGGAGAAATTGGAAGCTGACATCAAAGAAGACAGAATTTCTTGGAAGGCAGGAGATGCTGAGAGGAACCTTAGCCTTTGGTCCTAATTAGGCCCCTCACCTTGAGTCCAAAGCTATCTGATAAGTTCCTTTTTAGGGATGAGGGATGGGGAGCCGACTTGTAAATACACGTAAATATTTGGAACTGAATGCGAAGATAAACTGTATAATGTTAAAGGCTGGAAGAGTCTttgctcttctcttttcctctgagGCTCTTACACTTCTGCTGGAAGACACCAGGCAAAGAAAATTTTCTCTAGGTTTCAAAACCAGGTGTGCTAATGCGGGGCGCTGTGAGTGCCCAAGATATTTGTCTGCAATCTACACCTTATTCCAGTCTTGTATTATTTTTGGAGGTTGCCTAGATAAATCAAGTAtggggttgtttggtttttgtttttgtttgggtttgctTGTAttaaagggaaaatagaagactATAACATCCCCCAGACTGCTGTTCTATCCTACATCTGCCCTCATTTGAAGTtctactatcttttttttttttttaagaatttattcttaattttatgtgtgttggtgttttgtccACAAGTATGGAGGTgatagtgtcagatcccctggaactggagttacagacagtcatgagctgccatgtgggtgctgggaattgaacccgggtcctctggaagaacagccaatgctcttaaccactgagccatctctccacccaaaGTTCTACTATCTTACACAGACATCTTACCTCAGCCTGACAGACTCAttacatatctctctctctctctctccccctgtccATTCCTGCAGTGCCAGATCCAGACTGAGAGACAAAGGATACAAACGGGTTTTAATGAGCTCAGAAGAATCCTGAAtgaagaggaacagagagagctaaAAAGACTTCAGGAAGAGGAGCAGCTGATACTTGCCAGCCTGGCAGAGGCCGAGGCTGAGCTAGCTCAGCAGAGCCAGTTGGTGGAGGAACTTATCTCAGATCTGGAGCGCCGGTGCCAGTGGTCAACTACAGAGCTGCTACAGGTAGGAATGAGCCCCTTGCCTCAGAGTGCAGAGACATtgcctctttccttcctgtaGCTAATAACAATGTTGATTGGAAGTCGTGGAAGATAATATTCTTGTCtcctttccagtttttttttgagactgggtttctctgtgtagctttgcgcctttcctgggacttacttggtagcccaggctggcctcgaactcaaagagatccacctggctctgcctcccaagtgctgggattaaaggcatgcaccaccactgcccagctctctttTCCAGTCTTAAGGGAAACCATTCCGTTTTTGCCATTAAGTGTGTTAGCCAGTGGGTTTATATATTTTTGACAGGCTGAAGATGCTGCCTATTTCTAATCCTGTATgctctctttatttttgtttttacatcaaCGTATACAgaaatttgtcaaatgcttttttccCCACCATCACTGagattgtgtgatttttttaattctttattctaTTAATATGGTAATGGTTGTGATAAACAGTGCTGGTGGTGGCGCTGGTTACTAGCAGAAAAGTCAGGGGCACggccacgactaccagagttacaaagagctttattagaaagaagtaGGGTATatgagggaggagagccaggcctggagagaaagaaagatggccggaacagagcagagagcagggagcagagagggagcagagagagtgtgggggtctgcgtccagctttttaaggcagGTACGTAGTCACCAGTGTctactgatgatgtaagatgcaagaccccaagCTGCAAATGTgcgggagtgagggcaggatcctaacataTGGTCTATCACATTAACTGATATATTTATGTTGGACCAAGCCTCCATTTAGGGGATAAATCCCATTTGGTCATGATTATAATGGCCATgagtttttatatttgttttgggatttaaatttttaatgcatttctttttattgtgtgtgtgtgtgtgtgtgtgtgtgtgtgtgtgtgtgtgtgtgtgtgtgtacgagcacatgtatgcatgcatatgtgccaTAGCCCACATGTAGAGATcacaggacagcttgtgggagtctgGCCTCCCTTTCACTATATGGGTCCCAGGCACTGAACTCAGATCATGGGGTTTGGCAGCCCgcgcctctacccactgagccatcttgactgCCTTTTTTAAGTTTTGTCCCCAAGCTCTCTACTGCCAAGctttatctccccagccccatgacgcttttgtgcttttgtttgtttcttcttgtgatgctttaacaactttttttttttttttttttggttttttgagacagggtttctctgtgtagctttgcacctgtcctagaactcacttggtagcccaggctggcctcgaactcacagagatccgccactACCACTggctaacaatttttttttaagatttatttatttactatatatacagtgttctgtctgcatgtttgcctacttgctagaagagggcaccagatctcattatagatggttgtgagccaccatgcggttgctgggaattgaactcaggacctagtCACctctcttatcctctgagccatctctctccagccctgtgatgcTTTAACAATTTTAGTATGACACAAagccattttacatttttttaaaagaattttaaaaatactggcgttatttattcttttaaactttCAGTAAGTGAAGCCATGGTTGGTCTTTCCTTGCATGAAGCTTGACTTCCAATCtaatctttttttggggggcggggcattgaggcagggtttctctgtgtagctttggagcctgtcctggaacttaactctgtagaccaggcaggccttgaagtcacagagatctgcctggctctaggattagaggcatttgccaccaccaccctaatctttttacatgttttcattctatacatattttctctcttcttgaaTTAGTATTGGTTGGTTCTGTACTTCTGAGAATTTGTTCATCTCCTCTAACTTATCTAATTTGTTTATAACACAACAAACTGGAGTGGGGAGGCGCTgaggaattgaattcagggcctcaGGCTTCTTAGGTAAGAATTCTGCCtccaagccacaccccagctcctgtggttcttttccattttttttttttcatttaacataccaattacaattccccctccctcccctcttcccgctccccatcaccacccactTAtctcatcccccatccactcctcagagatggtaaggcctcccattgggagtcaaCAAATtctgacatatcaagttgaggcaggaccaagcccttccccatagggaatgggctccaaaaagccagttcctgcactagggataaatcctggtcccactgccaggggccccacgggttcttttctaatttttttgtttgctgtggttattttgggacagggtctcactatatatcccaactcctttctctgcttcctgagtgagatcaaaggcatgtgccaccatgattcttttttaatttcttcaaggTCAGTAGcaatgtctcatttttttttcttccccatttgAAAATTGCacctcttctttattttcttcctggcACGTGTAGCCTAAGGGTTGCCGGTTTTGTTGATATTTtgacataacttttaaaaaaggagaaggaaagaaagcatatGTTTAGCCAGTTTGGGTGGTGAATATCTGTAACCTCAGCTGTGAAGCAGGGGGTCAACAGTTCAGCGCTGTCCTGGGCCACGTTTAGAGAAGCTAActaggaaagaataaagataaaatagcTTACTCttgattcttcctcctcctcctttgctttATTTCACTAATCCTGCTCTAATTTGCACACTTTgtgacttgtgtttttgtttccttttccctaGGATATGAGCGGTGTCTTGAAATGGTGCGTATGGCTGACTCCAAGTGGTGCTTTTGTGTAGTAAAGATGGATTAGTAGTTGTCcctattaggtttttttttttttttttttttttgtcagtttgacacaaactagagtcatttgagaaaggggaacctcaattgagcAGATGAACCTATTAGATTGGCCCACAGGCAAAGCCTaggagtcattttcttgattaatggttgatgtgggttGTATTGTATGGTACtggattatataagaaagcaggctgagtgagacATGAGGATCAagcagcaccccaccccacccccacggtctctgcttcagttcctgtccctgccctgacttcccttcatgatggactgtaaagtgtaagctgaaataaaccctttcctccccaagttgtttttggtcgtggtgtttatcacagcaatagaaacccaaactaaaacaGGAGACACTACAAATATTTTTATGCCAGTGGGGAAAATCTCTCCCAGATGGAGGGCATTTGGATGCCGCATTACCTAGAACTGCTGGTCCTAGGTAAAGACTTGATCGTCTCATCCCCGTGGAGAATGAACTAGACTCAATGGTAGTGAATGTGGCAGTTTAAGCCAGAGTTAGGGCCACAAAGGGCA
The nucleotide sequence above comes from Peromyscus maniculatus bairdii isolate BWxNUB_F1_BW_parent chromosome 1, HU_Pman_BW_mat_3.1, whole genome shotgun sequence. Encoded proteins:
- the Trim34 gene encoding E3 ubiquitin-protein ligase TRIM34, translated to MASAVPMRVQKEAICPVCQELLKEPLRLGCGHNVCQACITMNRKNAVINPRGKSSCPVCGTRFSFENLQSSQHLADIVERLREVELNPDLEKKRDLCIHHGEKLRLFCKEDRKVICWVCERSREHHGHHTFLQEEAVKECQENLQTALQRLREEHKKAEKLEADIKEDRISWKCQIQTERQRIQTGFNELRRILNEEEQRELKRLQEEEQLILASLAEAEAELAQQSQLVEELISDLERRCQWSTTELLQDMSGVLKWSQIWTLKKPKAVSKKLKKIFQAPDLRDMLCKFRKLTAVRGYWADFTFNPENLNLNLILSEDHRQVTSVPIWPFKCYNNGVLGSKCFFSGKHYWEVDVSKKSAWTLGVYARKRKNLKFDVRRGKNQPNVYHRYKPQNGYWVIGLQDGSKYSIFEDSSNCDPTVLTPFVAVPLHRVGVFLDCEEGIVSFFNVTNHGSPIYTFSQCCFSKPVYPYFNPWDCPAPMTLCLLNS